Sequence from the Clostridium botulinum genome:
AATAAGACATACATTATGGGCAGCTATTTTTGCTGATTTAACAGCTATAATAATGGCAGTTTTCATGGTTAATTTATTCCTAATTAAATAAAATTTATTAATTAAGCGCATAATAAGATTTAATTAATATTAATTCCCATTGATAACTTAATTTAATAGTATATATTAAACATATATTTTTAGGAGATGATTTTTTTGATTAAAGAAGCAAGAAATTTATTTATTGGCATGGTTGGAGCAACAACGATGACTTATGAAAAAGCTAATGAAGTTGTAAATACATTAGTTGAAAAAGGAAAGGTAACAATAGAAGAAGGTAAAGAACTTTCAGAAGAATTAAAAAGGGAGATAAAAGAAAAAAAAGATACTGTAAAGTTCATGGCCAATGAAAAAATTAATGAAATTAAACCATTAACTAAAGATGATATTTATGGTATACTTCAAGAATTTGATTTTATTTCCAAGGAAGAATTTAATGAATTAAAAGATAGAATCAGTGATATAGAGGAAAAATTAAAAGATAAATAATATCAAATAAAGGTTTTGTTTTAAAGAGGTGATTATATATGCAATAGGCAAAGTGGAATTGTAATTTGATTAAGTTTAATTACTCTTTAAAGCTTTGCTTAGGCATATACTAGTAATCTATTAAAACACATCATTTAAAATAAGAAATTATTCTTCTAAGGAGGAGAAAAACTGTGGCTAAACAATCTTCAGAGAGATTTAAAAAAATAATAAAGGTTTTTGCAAGTTATGGTTTTGGATATATATTTGACAGTAAACAAGTTGAATATAAGAAATCTCCTGCTAATTTAAGAAATGCATTTGAAGAACTTGGACCAACATTTATTAAGCTAGGACAAATATTAAGTACAAGACCAGATATACTACCTAAGGAGTATATAGATGAACTAGTAAAACTACAAGATTCTGCTCCACAAGAAGATTTTGAGGTGATGAAATCTGTTCTAGAAGGCTCATTAAATATTTCCTTAGAAGAATATTTTGAATATGTTAATATATCTCCAATAGCATCTGCATCCATAGCTCAAGTTTATGAAGGAATATTGAAAGATGGAAGAAATGTGGTTATAAAAATACAAAGGCCAGATATTTATGAAAATATGCATTTAGATATAGCCATCTTAATGAGAATATTTAAGTTTACAAAATCAAAAAATACATTACCAATAGACCCCATAGAAGCTTTACAAGAAATAAAAATAACAGCAGATGAAGAGTTGGATTTTATTTCAGAAGGAAAAAATATTGAAAAATTTAGGTTTAATAATAAAAATGTATTGCCTATTTATGCTCCTTATGTAGTAAAGGAATTATTAAGTGATAAGGTAATAGTGCTAGAAAAGATAGATGGATTTAAAATAAATGATTTACAGAGAATTAAAGATGAGGGATATAATAATAAAGATATTGCAAAAAAATTAGCTCTATCTTATTGTAAACAAGTATTTAAAGATGGTTTCTTTCATGGAGATCCTCATCCAGGAAATTTATTGATAGATTGTGGTAAAATTTGTTTTATTGATTTCGGAATTGTAGGACAATTGAATGACGGTACTAAAAAAACTTTAAATTCAATAATGTTAGCAATAGCAACAAAAGATAAAGAAAAACTTATAGAATATATATTATCAG
This genomic interval carries:
- a CDS encoding phasin family protein is translated as MIFLIKEARNLFIGMVGATTMTYEKANEVVNTLVEKGKVTIEEGKELSEELKREIKEKKDTVKFMANEKINEIKPLTKDDIYGILQEFDFISKEEFNELKDRISDIEEKLKDK
- a CDS encoding ABC1 kinase family protein, with the protein product MAKQSSERFKKIIKVFASYGFGYIFDSKQVEYKKSPANLRNAFEELGPTFIKLGQILSTRPDILPKEYIDELVKLQDSAPQEDFEVMKSVLEGSLNISLEEYFEYVNISPIASASIAQVYEGILKDGRNVVIKIQRPDIYENMHLDIAILMRIFKFTKSKNTLPIDPIEALQEIKITADEELDFISEGKNIEKFRFNNKNVLPIYAPYVVKELLSDKVIVLEKIDGFKINDLQRIKDEGYNNKDIAKKLALSYCKQVFKDGFFHGDPHPGNLLIDCGKICFIDFGIVGQLNDGTKKTLNSIMLAIATKDKEKLIEYILSVSIKKGKVNRMHLYDGVSYMFDTYLATSIKNIKISVLLQEIFYLTKESNLQLPRELVSLIRGVVILEGVIAEIDPELEIIDVVVSFIKAKNKDIIFDFLTSEELIVSLYSFGRDGIRIPSKVSELLTKMSLGEAKLQFVVQDKEYIFQELNKMVNRMITGLLIASLIIGSSLVITKNVGPKYNGVSLIGVVGYSISTIFALILLINMIKYWRFNMKK